A segment of the Brevibacterium zhoupengii genome:
GCCTTCAACGGCACATGTTGCGTAATAAGCAACTTGACGCACCATGTGAGACTGAGTGCTTTGATCGTCCTCCGCTCGCCGAGGTGTGTCAAGGGTGTGTTCGGCAGTCGATCCTCAGCCCTCGCGCCATCCGAACCGTAACGAGATGTCAGTCGCCGCAGCCACCAGCAAGTCCTTTGCGGCATCGACCTTGTCGTCGGTGAAGCGAAACCCCGGACCCGAGGCAGAGATCGAGGCGATGACATCACCGTGGGCATTGCGGATCGGGGCCGAGACAGCGGTGAGGCCAACCTCGAGCTCATCGATGACGACCGAGAATCCGGCGGCGACCACCTCGGCGACTTCCGTGAGCAGGCGGGGGATCGAGGTCACCGTGTGCGGGGTGTAGGTCGGCAGCTTTGACTCGAGCGCTGTGCGAATGCCGGCCTCACTCAAGCCGGATAGCAGTACCTTGCCGTTCGAGGTCGCGTGCAGAGGGATGCGCTGGCCGACCCAGTTGTGGCTCTGGACCGAGGCATTGCCCGATACCTGGTCGAGATAAAGAGCTGCTCCATCGGAGAGGACTGCGACGTTGATCGTCTCACCGGTGCGTTCGGCCAGAAGCTTGGCGATGGGGCGGGCTTCCTGGACGATGTCGAGGCGGGCAGTGGTGGCCCCGGCGAGGCGGAGGATGCCCAGGCCCAGACGGTACTTGCCGCGATGCTGGTCCTGTTCGACGAGGCCGCGAGCTTCGAGCGTGGAGACGATGCGGGAGGCCGTTGACTTGTGCACGCCGAGTTCGGCGGCGATCTCGGTGACGCCTGCGAGTCCGGTGCGGGCGATGACTTCGAGGATCGTCACGGCACGGTCGACCGACTGCACCGAACCGGAGTGCACGGAGCCGGAGTGCGTCTCGCTGTTGCTCATTTCGAAACTGTAGCTCACATGACACAACGCGGACAGGGGCGAACCACGCGTGATGTAGGGTGAATGCCGCCGGAGTGCCGATGGTGCCGCGGCGTATCTTTCCCCGACGGAGTTGAGCGTTATGACCAATGGGACCCAGTCGATCGATCGTGCGGCAGAGATATTGTCGCTGGTGGTGAAGGCGGATGACCCGATCTCCTACACCGAGGTGGTGGAGTCGACGGAGTTGGCGCGCTCGACGGTCTCACGCCTGCTCTCCGCCCTCGAACGCAATGGGCTCGTCGAACGTGACGGGGACGGGCTCTATCGCGGCGGGTCTCTGTTCGCGACCTACGCGTCGCGGTTTGACCGGGTCGAAACTCTGGTGACCGCCGCTGATCCCACTCTCCAGCGGCTGAGTGAAGAGACCGGTGAGACGGTCAACCTCGCCGTTCCCAGTTCCACCGGCGTCGTCCAAGTCGCACAGGTCGATTCGACCTTCGTCCTCGGCGCCACGAACTGGGTCGATGTCGAGGTGCCGCCGCACTGCTCGGCGCTGGGTAAGATCATGTACGCCTACGAGATCATTCCGGTCCCCGCCGGCCGTTTGGAACGCCGCACCCCATACACATTGGGTTCGCGAAAAGAGCTCATGGACAACCTCGCCGAGGTGCGCGAACGCGGGTACGCAATCGTGCACGAGGAATTCGAAGAAGGCCTCGATGCTCTGGCCGCACCAGTGTACGGCGTCGACGGCAGAGTTGTCGCAGCTGTCGGCATTTCGGGTCCGACCATGCGGATCGCTGACCACCACGAGACTGTCGGCAAACTCCTCGTCGACGAAGCCGGTCTGCTCTCCCGCAGCCTTAAGCGCAAGGTCACTCACCGGTGAGTTACTGATTGGATTGGAGTTCTCATGTCGAATGCGCAGTCCCCGCGGACATCTCTTTCAGCACTGGATCGGCGAATGCTCGATCTGGCGATCGAACAGGCCGAGCTCGGATGGGATGAAGGTGGCGTGCCGATCGGTGCGGTCCTCGCTCACGGAGATGAGGTTCTTGCAGTGGGCCGCAACCGACGAGTTCAGCAGGGCAGTGCGATCCTTCACGGCGAGACCGATGCTCTAGAACGAGCGGGACGGTTGCCGGCATCTGTCTATCGCGAATGCACTCTTTACACGACCCTGTCACCGTGCTTCATGTGCGCTGGAAGCGCGCTGCTGTACAGAATCCCCCGCATCGTCATCGGTGAGAACCGAAACTTCACGGTCTCCGAAGACCTGCTGGCCGCACACGACGTGGAACTCCTCGTCGCTGACGACGAACGGTGCGTAGCCCTGATGAGACAGATGCTCGATCAGCGCGGTGAAATCTGGAACGAAGACATCGGCGAGCAGTGATACCCAGTCGCCAGTGATCAGGCGAACTCGGCGAGGATGGCCTCGCTCATGCCTCTGCTTGCCCTTTCCAGCAGGATCTTTCCCTTGCCCGCGGTGGCGTCTGCGCCGGAGGACAGGCAGCCTGAGGATGGTGTCAGCTCGGGGCGCACCGGCAAGACATCGTAGTTCGGCAGTTGTGCGGGAGGGGCATCGATGACCTGCGTCATGTCGACCTGGTCGGGGAAGAGGTGGAGCATGAGCGATGTCTCGAGGACTCCTCCATGTTCGAGATCCCAGCCGGTGAAGCCATTGGGGTAGAGCTCATTGATTGTTGTGTCGTCGACGAAGTCCCAATAGGACATGAGCATGACTGTGACATCGTGGGTGCGCGCCGACGCGAGTTCACGCAGAGCGAGGTCGGTCCCTTCGTAGAGGAACTGATAGTTCTCGTAATGTCCGTTGATGAATGCAATGTGCTTGATTCCATGTCCGGCGAATTCCAGGACGAGTGACTTGGCGATCGCCGTGATGATGTGCCCGTCAAGGCTCGTTGTCCCAGGGAGGTGATTTCCTCCGCCCGAACGCTGTTGGGACTTATAGCCGTAGACGATCGGCGCGGCCACGAGCCCATTGACAAGGCCTGCGGTCTCTCCAGCTATTCTGCGGGAGAGCAGGGTGTCGACGCCCAGCGGCATGTGTGGCCCATGCTGCTCTATCGATCCCGCGGGAATGAGCACAGGAGAGCCCGATCCGATCTTAGTGGAATAGGCGAAGGCATCGAGCTCGTCCATATATACGGTCATTGAGGTATGTCCTGTTCTTTTGAATTGCCGTGGAACACGGTGACCCGTGCTGGCGACTTGAAGTGATTTCGCTCGTGGAATCAGCGAGGATTGAGCGCTTTTACAGCGAGAACCGGACACGAGGCATTCATGAGCACTCCTTGGGCGGTGCTTCCGAAGATCATCTTTCCCACCGATGACCGTCTGCGCAGCCCGATGACGATGAGTGAGGCGCCGAGGTTGTCCGCCGTATCGACGATTTCCCCAGCCGGGTCCTGTCCGCGAAGGGTCTGTTTGATGTCGAAGTCGATGCCTGCCGAAGTCAGCCGATTCTTTACCGCTTCGAGCTGCCTGCGATCGGCGATGGCCCGATCGTCCTCGATGGGATCGCTCTTCGAAGCGTTGAGGACAACGAGTCTCGACCCGCAGTCACGTCCTGCTTCAACAATCGCACGGTCGAGGGCGGCTTCGCCTTGGGGTGAGGGGACGTATCCGACGACGATGGTCATGGCTTCTCCTTGATCAGTGTGGGGGCCGGTGCATCGGGTGCGGTCTCTGCTCGCGCGGTCTCAGCGGAGAGCTTGGCCGCGTACCGGAAGTGGGTGCGGGGGCCGAAGATCGCGTAGATGGTCGCGCTGACCGTCAGACCCGCGAGCCAGGAGAGGTCGAGGCCGCCCATTGCCGTAACCAGCGGACTCTGCAGGACCTCGAGTGACTGGGCCATGAACAGCCAGGTCGCGAAGATGCCGCCGATGAGTGCGCACACGCCTGCCCAGTTGATGTCGGGCAGTCGCTTGGAACCGATCGGGTCGAAGAGACGGTCTGCCGATATGGGGCGGATTCTATTGAGCCAGTAGTAGTGGACGAGCATCAGTCCGCCCCACGATGCGACCCAGGCGACGAGTGAGCTGAGGAAGCTGTCGAGCACCGCTGCCAGGTCCTCCTGGTAGATGAAGAAGATGACGGCGATGAACGAGAAGATGCCGACGAAGAGGTTGAGGACATTGCGCTTGACCTTGATGTCGAGGGCTTGGCTGGCCACCGAGAAGGTGTAGATGTTGAGGATGTTCGTCGCGATCGGCCCATGGATGACGAGGAGGAGGACCGGGATGGCCAAGGCGCCGAAGTTGTCGACGACGAGTTTGCCGGGGTCGACTGACTGTGACTTGGTGGCCAGACTCGCGCCGAGGACGCCGAGCCAGACGACGGGGAGGAACTGGCCCATGGTCGAGACGAAGTACAGCTTGCGCTTGGGCACCGATTTGCTGACGAACCGCGAGTAGTCCGCAGCGTAGGTGAACCAGGTGATGCCCCAGCCGATGCCGATGACCGTCATCACCGAACTCATCACGGCGATGCGCTCCCAGCCGTGCAGGATCTGCCCAGGAGGACCGGCGTAACCCCAGTCGATGTCCATGCCGAACCAAGCGAAGAGCGACATGGCGATGAGGATGACGATTGTCGGCGGCACTGTCCACCGTTCGAAGGCGGCGATCGCTCGATAGCCGAACCAGGCGATGAGCACCTGTGACGCCATGAGGAACGCCGCCGTGCCGATCTTCCACCCGTAGTTGTGGTCGGCCGGATCAAGCCATCCGATCTTGCCGAAGAGTGCAAGAACGAGGTCGAGGATCACATAGGTGTTGATGGCGCACCAGCCGATCGTCACCGCAGCCTGAATTGCTGCAGGAAGATAATCGCCACGGCGACCGAAGGCTGCCCGGGCGAGCACCATGCCGGTGGCACCCGTCTTCTGGCCTAGGAGAACGAAGAGTCCGAAGAGGGACATGCCCACGAGGTTGCCGAGGACGATCACTATGATGGTGTCGCGGACGCCGAGGCCCAGGTTGATGCCGAGGGCGCCGAGCACCCAATTGATCGGTGCGAGGTTGGCTCCGGCCCAGATCCAGAACTGGCCTCCGACGCGGGTGGTGCGTGTTCTCTCAGGGATTGCCTGAAGCTGGTCCTCTACGTCGGACTCGCCGAAATCTGTTGCGGACGTGTCGGTGGAATGCACGGTCATCGGGGCCTCCATTGGTCGATGTGTGTCAGCCTATGTGCGTCGAACCCGCGCAACAACGAGTATTCTGTCAATCAAATTCCCGCACCGACATGACGGAGTGTCATTCTCGTGAATCTGCTCGACATCCTTGCTCATCCTTCGTTCAAGTCCGGCGACCCGATCGTTCGAGCCGGCGGCGCAAAGCTGGACGATGCTCGTGTGCGCTGGGTCCATTCGAGCGAGGTTCTCGATATCGGGCCGCTGCTGCGTGGTGAGGAGCTGCTGCTCTCAGGCGGAACAGCTTTGGCTGTGGCATCAAAGTCGAGACGAAGCTCCTACATACGAGAGTTGGCGGCCCATCACGTCTCCGCGTTGGCCGTTGAAACCGGCAGCGAACTGCCGGAGATCCCTTCTGACATCATCCAGACAGCCATCGAAGTCGGCTTGCCGCTCATCGAGCTGCGACGAGTCGTCCCCTTCGTTGAGATCGCCGAGTCGATCAACAGCGCTCTGGTCAGTGACTCGGTATCGACTCTTCAGCGAGCCGACGCAGTCTCCCATGCGGTAGCGGTCGAGCTCGTCAACGGGGCGGGCATCCGACAGCTGCTCGAGGTGATCGCGGTCGAACTCGAAGTCTCGGTCTCTTTGCTGGTTCCGGGGACGACCTCCGATGAACTTCTCGAAGTCGGAGAGGTCCGGGTGAACTCTGGGGTGACAGTCGACGTCGAAATCGCCATGCGCGGCATCATCGCGGCCACGCTGCGGATGGATCTCGCGTCCTCACTGCAGCAACCCCTGGTCCAGAGCGTCGGAGATCGAGTCGCCGATGTGCTCTCCCTTGCTCTGCTCCAGCAGCGGCCCCCATCGCTGGGAGATATGGCGGGTATCGAGCTCATCCGCGCCGTTGCGGCCGACGGGAGAGAAGCGGCACTTGCCGACCTATGCGGGCCGGCAGGCATCGACCCAGAATTTCCGCTCGTGATGATCTCTGCTCGGACAACCGACGCGAATCGTCTGCGCGGACGAGTCGATCGGGCACTGGATGGGCGCGCGGAACGAGTCATCGTCTACGCGAATCCGGGCGAGATGATCGGGCTGGCCGTCCTCTCTCCGCGCCAGCAGCGGCGGGCGCGCAATGATGTGCTGGCAGGTCTCGAAGAGAGCATCGACGAGCTGGGTGCCTCAATCTGCGTCGGCCCGGTCGTCGACGGAGTCCGGGGTGGTGCTTACTCCCTCGAGCAGGCGCGGCTGACACTGGAGCTGGCCGCCGCGAGCCCGAACCGGGCAGAGGTCTTCGACTCCGATGGTTCCATCATCGACCGGATGGTCTCGGAGAACCTCACATCGGCGGCGAAGGTGCGCCTGGTGGAGGAACTGCTCGGCGAAGTCATCGGGCATGACGCGCAGAAGGGCACCCACCTCGTCGATACGCTCGAAGCGTGGCTGCGCTCGGGATGCAACACCGCTGAGGCGGCGAGGTCACTCTTCCTCGAACGGCAGTCCATGCACAATCGGCTGCAGCGGATATTCACGCTCATCGGCGGCGATCCGCGAGGTACCGGCAGGATCGCAGGACTCATGGTCGCGCTTCGCGTGCTGCGGCAGATACCCAGCAAGTATCACTCGGTCTGAACGCGCTGACGGTGGGCCACCTCGGCGAGGGAATGTTCTCTGAACGCTTGACGGGGGCTTCAGCGGAGCTTACGGTGAGTGCAACATGGTTGTAATGAACGCAACATGTTCACGGTCTCGATGATGACGACGAGCGTCAACGAGGACGGATCGAATTTCTCAAAGGAGCACACATGACTGTCAATACGTCGACTCCGGCCACCGATGTCGCGGAACTCGAACGCCTCAAGGTCCTGCACAACGGGTCGAAGACCAAACTCACCTTCTCCGATGCCGAAATGGAACGGCGCCTCACCGGGCTGCGCTCGATCATGGTCGAGAAGGAGCTGGACGCGGTCGTCCTCACCTCGTATCACAACATCAAGTACTACTCGGACTTCCTCTTCACCTACTTTGGGCGCTCCTATGCGATGGTGGTGACCCCAGACGACACCGTGACGATCACTGCGAACATCGATGCGGGCATGCCATGGCGCACGAGCTATGGCGAGAACATCGTCTACACCGACTGGCGCCGCGACAACTACCTCTTCGCGATCCAGGAGGGGCTTCGTCAGCGAGGCATTAAGGCCAAGCGTCTCGGCGTCGAAGACGACAACCTGCCGCTGGAGAATCGCAATAAGATCCAGAGCGCCTTCCCCGATGCGACTCTCATCGACATCTCGCAAGAGTCGATGCGCCAGCGCATGATCAAATCCGCCGAAGAGATCGAGGTCATCAGACACAGCGCCCGGATCGGCGACCTCGGTGGCGAAGCCATCAAAGCGGCGATCACCGAGGGCATCAGCGAATACGAGTTGGCCCTGATCGGTACCGAAGCCATGGTCCACGAAATCGCGAAGACGTTCCCCGAACAGGAAATCCGCGACACTTGGGTCTGGTTCCAGTCAGGTATCAACACCGACGGGGCTCATAACTGGGCGACGACGAGGAAGATCCAGAAGGGCGATATCCTCAGTCTCAACTGCTTCGCAATGCCCACCGGCTACTACACCGCACTCGAACGCACGCTCTTCTACGGTGAGCCCGACGACAGGTCGCTCGAACTGTGGAATGTCAATGTCGAGGTGCACAAACGCGGTATCGAACTCATCAAACCCGGTGCTGTGTGCAAGGACATCGCTGCCGAGCTCAATGAGATCTACATCGAGCATGGCCTCTTCGCCAACCGCACCTTCGGCTATGGCCACTCGTTCGGTGTTCTCAGCCACTATTACGGACGCGAAGCTGGTCTGGAGCTGCGTGAGGACATCGAAACCGTCATCGAGCCGGGCATGGTCGTCTCGATGGAGCCGATGATCACCGTCCTCGACGGCGATCCAGGAGCAGGCGGTTACCGCGAGCATGACATCGTCGTCGTCGGTGAGAACGGCGGCGAGGACATCACGAAGTTCCCCTTCGGCCCGGACCACAACATCATCCCCGCCTGAGGACGTCCTCGCACTGTCTCCCCGATCGGGAGGGCCGACCAGCTGAACGCCATCTGGCCGGCCCTCCCGAATGCGTTCTCACGCAGTTCCCCTCGGCCAGACCAGCTCGGTGCAGACCAATTGGCCTGGGCGCAGATTAGGATGTGGCGTATGCCCCGACAGAAATCGTCAACCGACTCCGGTGGCCGCGGTGCATCGGTCATCGAGAACGCGGTCGCGGTCCTGCGCTGCTTCAGCCCGGATCGACAGGAACTCGGCGTCACCGAGATCGCCCCGAAGGTCGGCCTGCACAAGAGCTCGGTATCGCGGATCCTGGCATCCTTGGAACGCGAAGGCATCGTCGAGCAGGGGCAGTCGCGTCGGTACCGACTCGGATTGGGCATCATTGCGATTGCCGGGCCGCTGCTCGCCGATCTCGATGTCCGACGCGCCAGCTACCCGATCCTGCAGGACCTCACGGCCAAGACCGGCGAGACGAGCGCACTCATGGTTTGGAACGGTACTGAGTCGATCACAGTTGAACAGATCCCCAGCTCACACGAGGTCAAGCACACCTCCAGCCTCGGCTCTCGGTATGGGACGGCTCTGAGCGCATCCGTCCAGGTGTTCCTGGCAGATGAGGATCCGGGTCGGATTCGCGAGATGATTGCTGACGGCGCCATTACGGCATCTGGCCAAGATGACACTGGTCTGGACATCGACGGATACCTGTCGCGGCTGGAGCAGGTCGCAGAGACAGGTGTCGCCGTCAACTGTGGTGAGACTTCTTCAGCGGCGGTCGGGATAGCCGCGCCCGTTAAGGATCATCGCGGTGTCACAGTTGCAGCGATCCTCATCCCAGCACCGCGATTCCGGGTCGGTGACGAAGCCGTTGAGAGGTTGAGCCGAATCTGCGTCGACGCTGCCCGCCAGGTGACTAAGAGACTCGGCGGCAGCTGAGAACTCAGTTCCTGAAGGAGCCTGAGTCTGCGTGGGCCCAGTCCTGCGCCCACGACTGCGGTGCCTGAGCCAGCAGCTCTCCCGGCTGCAGCCATTCGTAGAGTTCGGCATAGGAGCGATGCTCATTGCGCGAGACATTGCACTGCAGGAACTCCGGGCGCAATTCCCGTGGGTGGCTGACACCCATTGACGCCATGATCTCGACGGCCTGCTCGACCGTCGCCTCCTGGTAGTTCTTCACGCGTTCGCTCTTGTCGCCGACGTGCAGGGCCCGCTGCCGCCTCGGATCCTGAGTCGTCACGCCGACGGGGCACAGCCCGGTGTGACAGATCTGGGCCTGGATGCAGCCGACGGCCATCATCATCGCTCGCGCAGAATTCGTGTAGTCCGCTCCCTGGGCGAGGCGTTTGACGATGTCATTGCCGGCAGCGACCTTGCCGCTGGCCCCGATTCGAATCTGGTCGCGCAGACCGGTTCCGACCAGCGCGTTGTGGACGGTGAGCAGTCCGTCGGTCAGCGGTGTGCCCATGTGGTCTTCGAACTCGAGAGGAGCCGCACCCGTTCCGCCCTCGGAGCCGTCGACGATGATGAAGTCCGGGGCCGTACCGACATCCATGATGGCCTTGCAGATCGCCAACACGTCGACACGGGAGCCGACGCACAACTTGAAGCCAGCCGGTTTGCCACCCGACAGTTCACGCATACGGGCGATGAATTCGATGAGTTCGGTCGGAGTGCTGA
Coding sequences within it:
- a CDS encoding IclR family transcriptional regulator, which produces MSNSETHSGSVHSGSVQSVDRAVTILEVIARTGLAGVTEIAAELGVHKSTASRIVSTLEARGLVEQDQHRGKYRLGLGILRLAGATTARLDIVQEARPIAKLLAERTGETINVAVLSDGAALYLDQVSGNASVQSHNWVGQRIPLHATSNGKVLLSGLSEAGIRTALESKLPTYTPHTVTSIPRLLTEVAEVVAAGFSVVIDELEVGLTAVSAPIRNAHGDVIASISASGPGFRFTDDKVDAAKDLLVAAATDISLRFGWREG
- a CDS encoding IclR family transcriptional regulator translates to MTNGTQSIDRAAEILSLVVKADDPISYTEVVESTELARSTVSRLLSALERNGLVERDGDGLYRGGSLFATYASRFDRVETLVTAADPTLQRLSEETGETVNLAVPSSTGVVQVAQVDSTFVLGATNWVDVEVPPHCSALGKIMYAYEIIPVPAGRLERRTPYTLGSRKELMDNLAEVRERGYAIVHEEFEEGLDALAAPVYGVDGRVVAAVGISGPTMRIADHHETVGKLLVDEAGLLSRSLKRKVTHR
- a CDS encoding nucleoside deaminase, with the translated sequence MSNAQSPRTSLSALDRRMLDLAIEQAELGWDEGGVPIGAVLAHGDEVLAVGRNRRVQQGSAILHGETDALERAGRLPASVYRECTLYTTLSPCFMCAGSALLYRIPRIVIGENRNFTVSEDLLAAHDVELLVADDERCVALMRQMLDQRGEIWNEDIGEQ
- a CDS encoding creatininase, coding for MTVYMDELDAFAYSTKIGSGSPVLIPAGSIEQHGPHMPLGVDTLLSRRIAGETAGLVNGLVAAPIVYGYKSQQRSGGGNHLPGTTSLDGHIITAIAKSLVLEFAGHGIKHIAFINGHYENYQFLYEGTDLALRELASARTHDVTVMLMSYWDFVDDTTINELYPNGFTGWDLEHGGVLETSLMLHLFPDQVDMTQVIDAPPAQLPNYDVLPVRPELTPSSGCLSSGADATAGKGKILLERASRGMSEAILAEFA
- a CDS encoding universal stress protein, which gives rise to MTIVVGYVPSPQGEAALDRAIVEAGRDCGSRLVVLNASKSDPIEDDRAIADRRQLEAVKNRLTSAGIDFDIKQTLRGQDPAGEIVDTADNLGASLIVIGLRRRSSVGKMIFGSTAQGVLMNASCPVLAVKALNPR
- a CDS encoding purine-cytosine permease family protein; translated protein: MTVHSTDTSATDFGESDVEDQLQAIPERTRTTRVGGQFWIWAGANLAPINWVLGALGINLGLGVRDTIIVIVLGNLVGMSLFGLFVLLGQKTGATGMVLARAAFGRRGDYLPAAIQAAVTIGWCAINTYVILDLVLALFGKIGWLDPADHNYGWKIGTAAFLMASQVLIAWFGYRAIAAFERWTVPPTIVILIAMSLFAWFGMDIDWGYAGPPGQILHGWERIAVMSSVMTVIGIGWGITWFTYAADYSRFVSKSVPKRKLYFVSTMGQFLPVVWLGVLGASLATKSQSVDPGKLVVDNFGALAIPVLLLVIHGPIATNILNIYTFSVASQALDIKVKRNVLNLFVGIFSFIAVIFFIYQEDLAAVLDSFLSSLVAWVASWGGLMLVHYYWLNRIRPISADRLFDPIGSKRLPDINWAGVCALIGGIFATWLFMAQSLEVLQSPLVTAMGGLDLSWLAGLTVSATIYAIFGPRTHFRYAAKLSAETARAETAPDAPAPTLIKEKP
- a CDS encoding PucR family transcriptional regulator, which gives rise to MNLLDILAHPSFKSGDPIVRAGGAKLDDARVRWVHSSEVLDIGPLLRGEELLLSGGTALAVASKSRRSSYIRELAAHHVSALAVETGSELPEIPSDIIQTAIEVGLPLIELRRVVPFVEIAESINSALVSDSVSTLQRADAVSHAVAVELVNGAGIRQLLEVIAVELEVSVSLLVPGTTSDELLEVGEVRVNSGVTVDVEIAMRGIIAATLRMDLASSLQQPLVQSVGDRVADVLSLALLQQRPPSLGDMAGIELIRAVAADGREAALADLCGPAGIDPEFPLVMISARTTDANRLRGRVDRALDGRAERVIVYANPGEMIGLAVLSPRQQRRARNDVLAGLEESIDELGASICVGPVVDGVRGGAYSLEQARLTLELAAASPNRAEVFDSDGSIIDRMVSENLTSAAKVRLVEELLGEVIGHDAQKGTHLVDTLEAWLRSGCNTAEAARSLFLERQSMHNRLQRIFTLIGGDPRGTGRIAGLMVALRVLRQIPSKYHSV
- a CDS encoding aminopeptidase P family protein, producing the protein MTVNTSTPATDVAELERLKVLHNGSKTKLTFSDAEMERRLTGLRSIMVEKELDAVVLTSYHNIKYYSDFLFTYFGRSYAMVVTPDDTVTITANIDAGMPWRTSYGENIVYTDWRRDNYLFAIQEGLRQRGIKAKRLGVEDDNLPLENRNKIQSAFPDATLIDISQESMRQRMIKSAEEIEVIRHSARIGDLGGEAIKAAITEGISEYELALIGTEAMVHEIAKTFPEQEIRDTWVWFQSGINTDGAHNWATTRKIQKGDILSLNCFAMPTGYYTALERTLFYGEPDDRSLELWNVNVEVHKRGIELIKPGAVCKDIAAELNEIYIEHGLFANRTFGYGHSFGVLSHYYGREAGLELREDIETVIEPGMVVSMEPMITVLDGDPGAGGYREHDIVVVGENGGEDITKFPFGPDHNIIPA
- a CDS encoding IclR family transcriptional regulator, which encodes MPRQKSSTDSGGRGASVIENAVAVLRCFSPDRQELGVTEIAPKVGLHKSSVSRILASLEREGIVEQGQSRRYRLGLGIIAIAGPLLADLDVRRASYPILQDLTAKTGETSALMVWNGTESITVEQIPSSHEVKHTSSLGSRYGTALSASVQVFLADEDPGRIREMIADGAITASGQDDTGLDIDGYLSRLEQVAETGVAVNCGETSSAAVGIAAPVKDHRGVTVAAILIPAPRFRVGDEAVERLSRICVDAARQVTKRLGGS